The Halobacterium litoreum genome includes a region encoding these proteins:
- a CDS encoding pyridoxamine 5'-phosphate oxidase family protein → MEDTRSVHMDDEERNAFLGSGGTGVISFGTSGGDPPHSVPVSYGYDGESGDFYFRLAYDVDSEKPDPVDGPVTFVTHRETDDGWRSVVAHGSLEPTDENGISTEALSGLQRVDIPLVDVFEREPRELSFRFFRLRPDDVDGRKESRS, encoded by the coding sequence ATGGAAGACACTCGGTCGGTCCACATGGACGACGAGGAACGGAACGCGTTCCTCGGGAGCGGCGGCACCGGCGTCATCTCGTTCGGGACCTCGGGCGGCGACCCACCACACTCGGTCCCCGTCTCGTACGGGTACGACGGCGAGTCCGGGGATTTCTACTTCCGGCTGGCGTACGACGTGGACTCCGAGAAGCCCGACCCGGTCGACGGCCCGGTGACGTTCGTCACGCACCGCGAGACCGATGACGGCTGGCGGAGCGTCGTGGCACACGGCAGCCTCGAACCGACCGACGAGAACGGCATCTCGACGGAGGCGCTGTCGGGGCTCCAGCGCGTCGACATCCCGCTCGTGGACGTCTTCGAGCGCGAACCCCGCGAACTCTCCTTTAGATTCTTCCGTCTGCGCCCGGACGACGTGGACGGGCGGAAGGAGTCGCGTTCCTGA
- a CDS encoding DUF7344 domain-containing protein produces MPVTRSSMLAETQIHDILRNDRRRRVIEYLQESVGTVTLRELAESIACHECDADPAPRPLRESVYNSLHQTHLPKLDREGVVAYDEHRKTVALQPTAREVDRYMGVVTRYGVTWADYYRTFGTLALTLVVASELGAPVASALPALAWASVALFVLAASTAYQLWARRWAYLRSLVD; encoded by the coding sequence ATGCCGGTGACTCGGAGTTCGATGTTGGCGGAGACACAGATTCACGACATCCTCCGGAACGACCGCCGGCGGCGCGTCATCGAGTACCTCCAGGAGAGCGTCGGTACCGTCACGCTCCGCGAACTCGCGGAGTCCATCGCGTGCCACGAGTGCGACGCGGACCCCGCGCCCCGGCCGCTCCGCGAGAGCGTCTACAACTCACTCCACCAGACTCACCTCCCGAAACTCGACCGGGAGGGAGTCGTCGCGTACGACGAACACCGGAAGACCGTCGCGCTCCAGCCGACCGCCCGCGAGGTCGACCGCTACATGGGCGTCGTCACGCGCTACGGCGTCACGTGGGCCGACTACTACCGGACGTTCGGCACGCTCGCGCTCACGCTCGTCGTCGCCAGCGAACTCGGCGCGCCCGTCGCGTCGGCGCTCCCCGCGCTCGCGTGGGCGAGCGTCGCGCTGTTCGTACTCGCCGCGTCGACGGCCTACCAACTGTGGGCGCGGCGCTGGGCGTACCTCCGGTCGCTCGTCGACTAA
- a CDS encoding SipW-dependent-type signal peptide-containing protein codes for MPKEFELTRRRVLGGIGTIGVASVGAGLGTSAYLNDTESFEENTITAGTLDMSVTATVEAASDYWSDAVELSATADGDPVTSFQVDDVKPGDWGIICFDIDIGENPGYVQVMTENLASAENGYTEPEPVDENGEGELEEAMIAEVYSGFDAGADSDPPRSHLSGLDATTPEGTTLAEAYETYSTGVTLGGSEEPAVVGSGESMATFCLLLWIPAEVGNEIQGDSVAFDLVFHAEQVRNNDDPFSA; via the coding sequence ATGCCCAAAGAATTCGAACTCACCCGTCGCCGCGTGCTCGGCGGTATCGGCACCATCGGCGTCGCGTCCGTCGGCGCCGGCCTCGGCACGTCCGCGTACCTGAACGACACCGAATCCTTCGAGGAGAACACCATCACCGCGGGGACGCTTGACATGTCCGTCACCGCGACCGTGGAGGCGGCCAGCGACTACTGGAGCGACGCCGTCGAACTGAGCGCGACCGCGGACGGCGACCCGGTCACCTCCTTCCAGGTCGACGACGTGAAGCCCGGCGACTGGGGCATCATCTGCTTCGACATCGACATCGGCGAGAACCCCGGCTACGTGCAGGTGATGACGGAGAACCTCGCGAGCGCGGAGAACGGCTACACCGAACCCGAACCCGTCGACGAGAACGGCGAGGGCGAACTGGAGGAGGCCATGATTGCGGAGGTCTACTCCGGTTTCGACGCGGGCGCGGACAGCGACCCGCCGCGCAGCCACCTCTCCGGGCTGGACGCCACGACCCCCGAGGGCACGACGCTCGCCGAGGCGTACGAGACGTACAGCACGGGCGTCACGCTCGGCGGCAGCGAGGAGCCGGCGGTCGTCGGCTCCGGCGAGTCGATGGCGACGTTCTGCCTCCTGCTCTGGATTCCCGCCGAGGTCGGGAACGAGATTCAGGGCGACTCCGTGGCCTTCGACCTCGTGTTCCACGCCGAACAGGTCCGCAACAACGACGACCCGTTCAGCGCCTGA
- a CDS encoding GNAT family N-acetyltransferase encodes MLGDDDAADVFPETLTTPRLRLERCSRDNVTVREFYRAASRNSPNIEDVTEHLTWSPHESPKESRDTLIHFEEQWDEGDVATYAIRLREDEAERLGENPDALAGTCGLTCHWEQDCAVLGVWLREAYWGNGYSGERADALLELAFDGLDFGVVAVTHHADNAKSEAAIEKYVAANGGRREGLLRHHGDSPDGPVDEVRYTISASEWRDANDRA; translated from the coding sequence ATGCTCGGCGACGACGACGCTGCGGACGTGTTCCCCGAGACGCTCACGACGCCTCGGCTCAGACTGGAGCGCTGCAGCCGCGACAACGTCACCGTCCGCGAGTTCTACCGCGCCGCCTCCCGGAACAGCCCGAACATCGAGGACGTGACCGAACACCTGACGTGGAGTCCCCACGAGTCACCGAAGGAGTCGCGGGACACCCTGATTCACTTCGAGGAACAGTGGGACGAGGGCGACGTGGCGACGTACGCGATTCGCCTGCGCGAGGACGAGGCCGAGCGACTCGGCGAGAACCCGGACGCGCTCGCGGGCACCTGCGGGCTCACGTGTCACTGGGAACAGGACTGCGCGGTACTCGGCGTGTGGCTCCGGGAGGCGTACTGGGGGAACGGCTACTCCGGGGAGCGCGCGGACGCCCTCCTCGAACTCGCGTTCGACGGCCTCGACTTCGGCGTGGTGGCGGTCACCCACCACGCGGACAACGCGAAGTCCGAGGCGGCCATCGAGAAGTACGTCGCGGCGAACGGCGGCCGCCGCGAGGGCCTGCTCCGCCACCACGGCGACAGCCCCGACGGCCCGGTAGACGAGGTCAGGTACACGATTTCGGCCTCGGAGTGGCGCGACGCGAACGACCGCGCGTGA
- a CDS encoding replication factor C large subunit, with protein sequence MDWTEKYRPSSLSEVRGNDSARDDFRDWARSWGDHGEAVILHGSPGVGKTSAAHALANDVGWDVVELNASDQRTADVVERVAGEAAKSGTLTGGSSGRKLVVMDEADNLHGNVDRGGSAAITRLVKEATQPIVLIANEFYDMSNSLRSACRDIEFRDVSKRSIVPVLRDICRREGVEYDDAALDAIAEQNSGDLRSAVNDLQALAEETERLTEDDVVMGERDRSEGVFDFLDDLIKVHDAQSALEAAYDVDETPDDLVNWVEDNVPKDYSGAELATAYEFLSNADVWLGRVRATQNYSYWRYATDNIAAGVAAARERDHGGWTRYGPPSYWRKLGSSRGTREKRDYVARHIADEAGCSMATARNEILPFLEAMTHHCKNRELTVAMTAAYDLSEEHVSFVTGSGKTTNKVESIVEDAAELKAEEAVEHSGGAFEGATRTDDETDETSESEDDVLVDDGDEAAEDTASDDAGDDDQQKGLDEFF encoded by the coding sequence ATGGATTGGACGGAGAAGTACCGGCCGTCGTCGCTGTCGGAGGTCCGCGGGAACGACTCCGCGCGCGACGACTTCCGGGACTGGGCGCGGTCGTGGGGCGACCACGGGGAGGCGGTGATTCTCCACGGCAGTCCGGGCGTCGGGAAGACGTCCGCGGCGCACGCGCTCGCGAACGACGTCGGCTGGGACGTGGTGGAGTTGAACGCCTCCGACCAGCGCACCGCGGACGTGGTCGAGCGCGTCGCCGGCGAAGCCGCGAAGTCCGGCACGCTCACCGGCGGGTCGAGCGGGCGGAAACTCGTGGTGATGGACGAGGCCGACAACCTCCACGGGAACGTGGACCGCGGCGGCTCCGCGGCCATCACGCGCCTCGTGAAGGAGGCGACACAGCCCATCGTTCTCATCGCCAACGAGTTCTACGACATGAGCAACTCGCTGCGGTCGGCGTGCCGGGACATCGAGTTCCGGGACGTGTCCAAGCGCTCTATCGTACCCGTGTTGCGGGACATCTGCCGGCGGGAGGGCGTGGAGTACGACGACGCCGCGCTCGACGCCATCGCCGAGCAGAACTCCGGGGACCTGCGGTCGGCGGTCAACGACCTGCAGGCGCTCGCCGAGGAGACCGAACGCCTCACCGAGGACGACGTGGTGATGGGCGAGCGCGACCGCTCGGAGGGCGTCTTCGATTTCCTCGACGACCTCATCAAGGTCCACGACGCGCAGTCGGCGCTCGAAGCCGCCTACGACGTGGACGAGACGCCCGACGACCTCGTGAACTGGGTGGAGGACAACGTCCCGAAGGACTACTCGGGCGCGGAGTTGGCGACCGCTTACGAGTTCCTGTCGAACGCGGACGTGTGGCTCGGTCGGGTGCGCGCGACGCAGAACTACTCGTACTGGCGGTACGCGACGGACAACATCGCGGCGGGCGTGGCGGCCGCCCGCGAGCGCGACCACGGCGGGTGGACGCGCTACGGCCCGCCGTCCTACTGGCGGAAACTCGGAAGCAGTAGAGGGACTCGCGAGAAACGCGACTACGTCGCGCGCCACATCGCCGACGAGGCGGGGTGTAGCATGGCGACGGCGCGCAACGAGATTCTGCCGTTCCTCGAAGCGATGACCCACCACTGCAAGAACCGCGAACTGACGGTGGCGATGACGGCGGCCTACGACCTCAGCGAGGAACACGTCTCGTTCGTCACTGGTTCGGGGAAGACGACGAACAAGGTCGAGTCCATCGTCGAGGACGCCGCGGAACTCAAAGCGGAGGAAGCAGTCGAGCACTCGGGCGGCGCGTTCGAGGGCGCGACGCGCACCGACGACGAAACGGACGAGACGAGCGAAAGCGAGGACGACGTGCTGGTGGACGACGGCGACGAGGCGGCCGAGGACACCGCGAGCGACGACGCCGGTGACGACGACCAGCAGAAGGGGTTAGACGAGTTCTTCTGA
- a CDS encoding amino acid ABC transporter permease — translation MSRLTQRAVRNGMLAVFWTWLSLRLLNDWLGGLVVDRGEPFFRPAPVEAAANAFADVADGGVIFAWAGLVADLLDSIAFGMTYLPDLAAGAWATVVLTVLGISLGVLLAVPLAAARVYGRVTRWVSLAFIELIRGTPLLAQLFVLYYALPLSRWFAEVPFVGSGIVPAQAFWVAVVGFIVNSAAYQAEYIRGSIESVDPGQLTAARGIGLSKIEGIRFVVLPQALRYAIPSWTNELVYLVKYSSLASFITVTELYRAARAVAFENFRFLDMFLLAAVVYLLLVLSATTTMEWVRKQVAIPGVGGSGDGRGPSVK, via the coding sequence ATGAGCCGGCTGACGCAGCGCGCCGTCCGGAACGGGATGCTCGCCGTCTTCTGGACGTGGCTCTCCCTCCGGTTGCTGAACGACTGGCTCGGCGGCCTCGTCGTCGACCGCGGCGAGCCGTTCTTCCGGCCTGCGCCCGTGGAGGCGGCCGCGAACGCGTTCGCAGACGTCGCAGACGGCGGTGTGATTTTCGCGTGGGCCGGCCTCGTCGCGGATCTCCTCGACTCCATCGCGTTCGGGATGACGTACCTCCCGGACCTCGCTGCGGGCGCGTGGGCGACCGTCGTGTTGACGGTGCTCGGCATCTCGCTGGGCGTTCTGCTCGCGGTGCCACTCGCCGCGGCGCGCGTCTACGGTCGCGTCACGCGCTGGGTCTCACTCGCGTTCATCGAACTCATTCGGGGAACGCCGCTGCTCGCCCAGTTGTTCGTGTTGTACTACGCGCTCCCGCTGTCGCGGTGGTTCGCGGAGGTGCCGTTCGTCGGGTCGGGAATCGTCCCGGCCCAAGCGTTCTGGGTCGCCGTCGTCGGCTTCATCGTCAACAGCGCGGCGTACCAGGCCGAGTACATCCGCGGGTCCATCGAGAGCGTCGACCCCGGCCAACTCACGGCGGCCCGCGGCATCGGCCTCTCGAAAATCGAGGGCATCCGGTTCGTCGTGCTGCCGCAGGCGCTCCGGTACGCCATCCCGAGTTGGACGAACGAACTCGTCTACCTCGTGAAGTACTCGTCGCTGGCGTCCTTCATCACCGTCACCGAACTGTACCGGGCGGCGCGCGCCGTCGCCTTCGAGAACTTCCGCTTCCTCGATATGTTCCTGCTGGCGGCGGTCGTCTACCTCCTGCTCGTGCTCTCCGCCACCACGACGATGGAGTGGGTGCGCAAGCAGGTCGCCATCCCGGGCGTCGGCGGGAGCGGCGACGGCCGCGGTCCCAGCGTGAAGTAA
- a CDS encoding metal-dependent hydrolase gives MPSTVVHVAFGALVAAALLREFDAPALAAVCGFAALPDLDTFLGIWVAGGHRAILHTALLPFLLGAVVVWDARRADSWLRGRFGNRGPQVAGVGVVALALGGIGPDLMTNGVNLLYPVHDTFYAFDGQLKLSSTEGVVQTFVEFGEDTDTVVGTTETVHYRTGVDAAKGQDPKNVERVFPVVMSGMQLLVVVTSAVAVVGRFREANR, from the coding sequence ATGCCTTCGACGGTCGTCCACGTCGCCTTCGGCGCGCTCGTCGCCGCGGCGCTCCTCCGCGAGTTCGACGCGCCCGCGCTCGCCGCGGTCTGCGGGTTCGCCGCGCTCCCCGACCTCGACACGTTCCTCGGCATCTGGGTGGCCGGCGGCCACCGCGCCATCCTCCACACCGCGCTCCTCCCGTTCCTGCTCGGCGCGGTCGTCGTCTGGGACGCCCGGCGGGCGGACTCGTGGCTCCGCGGGCGATTCGGCAACCGGGGGCCGCAGGTCGCCGGCGTCGGCGTCGTGGCGCTCGCGCTCGGCGGCATCGGCCCGGACCTGATGACCAACGGCGTGAACCTCCTCTACCCCGTCCACGACACGTTCTACGCGTTCGACGGCCAACTCAAACTCTCCTCCACGGAGGGCGTCGTGCAGACGTTCGTGGAGTTCGGCGAGGACACCGACACGGTCGTCGGGACCACCGAGACCGTCCACTACCGGACTGGCGTCGACGCCGCGAAGGGACAGGACCCCAAGAACGTCGAGCGCGTGTTCCCGGTCGTGATGTCCGGCATGCAACTGCTCGTCGTCGTTACGTCGGCGGTCGCCGTCGTCGGTCGGTTCCGGGAGGCCAACCGCTAA
- a CDS encoding phenylacetate--CoA ligase family protein has translation MARHAHGDANGASRLDRARLTVDVWRAKWADADAIAARRRRRLRDLLSFARRQSRFYRRHYADVPEGTTDLERFPPVTKPTLMANFDDVVTDTAVTRERVDAFLADDANVGRRLLGRYPVWTTSGTTGEPGVFLQDDAALHLVQVVPDRWIADAVLGLTPLYRILANDARGAEVAVAGGHFAGASGVALLARESRFLRDRLRLFSPTRPLDELVAAVDEFQPAFLVGYATVLLELARAQRDGRLDVSPALVSPTAEPITDAGKRELAAAFDCAVREVYAATECGFVAVECARGNRHVNTDWAILEPVDEQYERVPAGESSHTVLLTNLANRIQPIIRYDLGDSVTVHPDPCPCGSAFPAIDVEGRAGDVLRFQTADGDVPVFPLALSTVVEEVPGVRRAQIVRTAADALRVHIETAGDRTGDDVWTQVESDLQSFLAARGVTDVRVERAATPPQRDERSGKFRHVRSEID, from the coding sequence ATGGCCCGACACGCGCACGGCGACGCGAACGGAGCGTCCCGACTCGACCGGGCGCGCCTGACAGTCGACGTCTGGCGCGCGAAGTGGGCGGACGCCGACGCTATCGCCGCCCGACGGCGCCGCCGACTTCGCGACCTGCTGTCGTTCGCGCGCCGCCAGTCCCGGTTCTACCGGCGACACTACGCCGACGTACCCGAGGGAACCACCGACCTCGAACGGTTCCCGCCGGTGACGAAACCGACGCTGATGGCGAACTTCGACGACGTGGTGACGGACACCGCCGTCACCAGAGAGCGCGTCGACGCGTTCCTCGCCGACGACGCGAACGTCGGGCGCCGACTCCTCGGGCGCTACCCCGTGTGGACGACGTCCGGCACGACCGGCGAACCCGGCGTCTTCCTCCAAGACGACGCGGCGCTCCACCTCGTCCAAGTGGTGCCCGACCGCTGGATAGCCGACGCCGTCCTCGGTCTGACCCCGTTGTACCGCATCCTCGCCAACGACGCCCGCGGCGCGGAAGTCGCCGTCGCGGGCGGCCACTTCGCCGGCGCGTCCGGCGTCGCCCTGCTCGCGCGCGAATCCCGATTCCTCCGGGACCGACTCCGGCTGTTCTCCCCGACCCGACCGCTAGACGAACTCGTCGCCGCCGTCGACGAGTTCCAGCCCGCGTTCCTCGTCGGCTACGCGACGGTGCTCCTCGAACTCGCGCGCGCTCAGCGCGACGGCCGCCTCGACGTCTCGCCCGCGCTCGTCAGCCCGACGGCCGAACCCATCACCGACGCCGGCAAGCGCGAACTCGCGGCCGCCTTCGACTGCGCCGTCCGCGAGGTGTACGCGGCCACCGAGTGCGGATTCGTCGCCGTCGAGTGCGCGCGCGGGAACCGCCACGTCAACACCGACTGGGCGATTCTCGAACCCGTCGACGAGCAGTACGAGCGCGTCCCCGCGGGCGAATCCTCGCACACCGTCCTCCTCACGAACCTCGCGAACCGCATCCAGCCGATTATCCGGTACGACCTCGGGGACAGCGTCACCGTCCACCCCGACCCCTGTCCCTGCGGGAGCGCGTTCCCCGCCATCGACGTCGAGGGGCGCGCGGGCGACGTGCTCCGGTTCCAGACCGCGGACGGCGACGTGCCGGTGTTCCCGCTCGCGCTCTCCACCGTCGTCGAGGAGGTCCCGGGCGTCCGTCGCGCCCAAATCGTCCGCACCGCTGCGGACGCGCTCCGCGTCCACATCGAGACCGCTGGCGACCGAACCGGCGACGACGTCTGGACGCAGGTCGAATCCGACCTCCAGTCGTTCCTCGCGGCCCGCGGCGTCACCGACGTCCGCGTCGAACGCGCCGCCACGCCGCCACAACGCGACGAACGCAGCGGGAAGTTCCGGCACGTCCGGTCCGAAATCGACTGA
- a CDS encoding GNAT family N-acetyltransferase codes for MVSVYDAGDADALWELKRGFETGLGAGTGGDEKAAVYEAKLDDDYREEWLEWVNRCVDEDERCVQVARRDGDLAGYVFVLPESMAFVWDAAVLNEIYVRPEYRGTGVADDLMDIAVDFARDQTLPLERLVLDVDRENDRARAFYERHGFAHWGEMVARDL; via the coding sequence ATGGTCAGCGTCTACGACGCCGGCGACGCCGACGCCCTCTGGGAACTCAAGCGCGGGTTCGAGACGGGGCTCGGCGCGGGCACCGGCGGCGACGAGAAAGCGGCGGTCTACGAGGCGAAACTGGACGACGACTACCGCGAGGAGTGGCTGGAGTGGGTCAATAGGTGCGTCGACGAAGACGAGCGCTGCGTGCAGGTCGCGCGCCGGGACGGCGACCTCGCGGGCTACGTCTTCGTGCTCCCCGAGTCGATGGCGTTCGTCTGGGACGCCGCCGTCCTGAACGAAATCTACGTCCGGCCCGAGTACCGCGGCACCGGCGTCGCCGACGACCTGATGGACATCGCCGTCGACTTCGCGCGCGACCAGACGCTCCCGCTCGAGCGCCTCGTCTTGGACGTGGACCGCGAGAACGACCGCGCGCGAGCGTTCTACGAGCGACACGGCTTCGCGCACTGGGGCGAGATGGTCGCCCGCGACCTCTAA
- a CDS encoding SipW-dependent-type signal peptide-containing protein, which translates to MTEKLELTRRKLLAGIAGVGAASAGAGLGTSAYLNDTESFTDNSITAGALNLAVSVDVRAKSPDLPDPEVASETGTDDTADGNVVTITVSDLKPGDWFLLEWDAEVYGNPGYVQVTSVDEDYANAEGANPEPETDTAAPGDLGRTLLTSIWADFQTLGSTDVRQYLVDLDPTTDVSSTGLSAYETPDLDGVTPSGAHYTTLDEAHAVYQTGVLMRDAGGAPLVVGNNGDSGTFYQLFELPPGVGNDVQGDSVTFSLRFDAEQVRNNDAPFGGA; encoded by the coding sequence ATGACCGAGAAACTCGAACTCACGCGACGGAAACTGCTCGCCGGCATCGCCGGCGTCGGCGCCGCGAGCGCCGGCGCGGGACTCGGCACGAGCGCGTACCTCAACGACACCGAGTCGTTCACGGACAACAGCATCACCGCGGGCGCGCTGAACCTCGCCGTGAGCGTGGACGTGCGCGCGAAGAGCCCCGACCTCCCCGACCCCGAGGTGGCCTCGGAGACGGGCACCGACGACACCGCCGACGGGAACGTCGTCACGATAACCGTCTCGGACCTGAAACCCGGCGACTGGTTCCTACTGGAGTGGGACGCCGAGGTGTACGGCAACCCCGGCTACGTGCAGGTCACGTCCGTCGACGAGGACTACGCGAACGCGGAGGGCGCGAACCCCGAACCGGAGACCGACACCGCGGCGCCCGGCGACCTCGGGCGCACGCTCCTCACCTCGATCTGGGCGGACTTCCAGACGCTCGGGAGCACCGACGTCCGCCAGTACCTCGTCGACCTCGACCCCACGACCGACGTCAGTTCGACCGGGCTGTCGGCCTACGAGACGCCGGACCTCGACGGCGTCACGCCGAGTGGCGCGCACTACACCACACTCGACGAAGCCCACGCCGTCTACCAGACGGGCGTGTTGATGCGGGACGCCGGCGGCGCGCCCCTCGTCGTCGGGAACAACGGCGACTCCGGGACGTTCTACCAGTTGTTCGAACTGCCGCCCGGCGTCGGCAACGACGTGCAGGGCGACTCGGTGACGTTCTCGCTGCGCTTCGACGCCGAGCAGGTGCGGAACAACGACGCGCCGTTCGGCGGCGCGTGA
- a CDS encoding helix-turn-helix domain-containing protein, whose translation MDADPRDGLAERIAGEITLSDDPGATLRKWRTDFDVSQTELATELDVSSSVVSDYESGRRESPGIALVNRLVTALLDIDERRGGDHIRQYARVLSAGLDSDAVLDLREYPAAVELDRLYDAVDATEIVSGDRTRVNGHTVIDSIEVITKLSGDSFYRLYGQSTSRVLGFTNVSRGESPLVALRVVNPTPNAVLLHGISEDDLWEHAAALAQREGFSLAVTEMELAEMQAALREHA comes from the coding sequence ATGGACGCCGACCCGCGCGACGGGCTCGCCGAGCGAATCGCCGGCGAAATCACGCTCAGCGACGACCCCGGCGCCACGCTCCGGAAGTGGCGCACCGACTTCGACGTCTCCCAGACCGAACTCGCGACCGAACTCGACGTTTCGTCGTCTGTCGTCTCCGACTACGAGAGCGGGCGCCGCGAGAGCCCCGGCATCGCGCTCGTCAACCGCCTCGTCACCGCCCTGCTGGACATCGACGAGCGACGCGGCGGCGACCACATCCGCCAGTACGCCCGCGTGCTCTCGGCCGGCCTCGACAGCGACGCCGTCCTCGACCTGCGTGAGTACCCCGCCGCGGTCGAACTCGACCGCCTCTACGACGCCGTCGACGCCACCGAAATCGTCTCCGGGGACCGCACCCGCGTCAACGGCCACACCGTCATCGACTCCATCGAAGTCATCACGAAACTCAGCGGCGACTCCTTCTATCGGCTCTACGGCCAGTCCACGAGTCGCGTGCTCGGGTTCACGAACGTCTCCCGCGGCGAGAGCCCGCTGGTCGCGCTGCGCGTCGTCAACCCCACACCGAACGCCGTCCTGCTCCACGGCATCTCCGAGGACGACCTCTGGGAGCACGCCGCCGCGCTCGCCCAACGCGAGGGATTCTCGCTCGCCGTCACCGAGATGGAGTTAGCGGAGATGCAGGCCGCGCTCCGAGAGCACGCCTGA
- a CDS encoding transporter: MSTRTLDRNALGTGAVAGVLAYALGYVVTYLWQSSSVENALDGYNFVASLFGGDPIPTWQGVGWLFYNAHAVAFTHPGLGGGRVARNFIADGNAPQLLYLLPPLVLVLTGFVLARAANAPDGQTGARAGVQLASGYFVLAVVGLFAFQYSSGGSSIHVDYVLGVVLAGLLYPLAFGAAGGALAGATS; encoded by the coding sequence ATGTCGACGCGAACGCTCGACAGGAACGCGCTCGGTACAGGCGCCGTCGCCGGCGTGCTCGCGTACGCCCTCGGGTACGTCGTGACGTACCTCTGGCAGTCGTCGTCGGTCGAGAACGCGCTGGACGGCTACAACTTCGTCGCGTCGCTGTTCGGCGGCGACCCGATTCCGACGTGGCAGGGCGTCGGCTGGCTGTTCTACAACGCCCACGCCGTCGCGTTCACGCACCCCGGCCTCGGGGGCGGGCGGGTCGCCCGGAACTTCATCGCGGACGGGAACGCGCCCCAACTGCTCTACTTGCTCCCGCCGCTGGTGCTCGTCCTGACCGGGTTCGTGCTCGCTCGCGCCGCGAACGCGCCCGACGGACAGACCGGCGCTCGCGCCGGCGTCCAACTCGCGAGCGGCTACTTCGTGCTGGCGGTCGTCGGTCTGTTCGCGTTCCAGTACAGCTCCGGCGGCTCCTCGATTCACGTCGATTACGTGCTCGGCGTCGTGCTCGCCGGGCTCCTCTACCCGCTGGCGTTCGGTGCGGCGGGCGGCGCGCTCGCGGGCGCGACCAGTTAG